A DNA window from Streptomyces bacillaris contains the following coding sequences:
- a CDS encoding Eco57I restriction-modification methylase domain-containing protein, with amino-acid sequence MSATTRNQVFSAVHTVGGLLPADMLIRIADGKDVKGSAPADYQVIGARSVRDEAERHWDYLKSVWRELREKLPVAPDAETPADPTGLAVSQWLEPLFAELGFGRLTPIGATGIPADSDPDRVFPISHRWNHALLHMTAWNADLDKRTGGAGTVPPQSLVQECLNRTEAHLWGVLTNGRRLRILRDSSALATASYVEFDLEAIFDGELFSEFVLLYRLLHVSRFAVAEGAAPSACWLEKWRTEAIASGTRALDQLRKGVQEAITTLGTGFLRHPANTALREDTDVKALHGALLRLVYRLLFVFVAEDRDALHGPEATEQARERYASYFSSARLRAHARRRRGTAHGDLYQALRIVLDALGDENGRPELGLPGLGGIFDETDVDAPLKGLSLSNEYLLTAVRHLSQVRDAGSRRWRTVDYRHLDAEELGSIYESLLELVPQHSAADRTFELVELAGNTRKTTGSYYTPSSLIECLLDSALDPVLDDAVKRGEQTASAAGTPDPSDAIVRELLSLTVCDPACGSGHFLVAAARRIAKRVAAVRERNPEPTLESVRHALHEVVARCVYGVDLNPMAVELAKVSLWLEALEPGKPLGFLDAHVKHGNALIGATPKLLRGGIPDEAFKPIEGDDKKYAKTLEKQNKAERGGQRGLFDLGGETKIANTVFATGLRRITGAASDTLAQVRRQEAAYQDWAESTEYVRALHVADAWCAAFTWRKRADAPMAVTEEVFRNLQDPTSDAAPQSTHDEIVRLRTQYRFFHWHLEFPEVFSVPESGVGIDEATGWAGGFDCVLGNPPWEHLELKEQEFFSARAAHIAEAAGAKRKKLIAGLPAGDPALHEEYEAAKREVDGTRHFASGSGVFPLCGRGRIKTDPVFTEQGRKLTAPRGRMGVIVPTGIATDATTQYFFKDLVQQGSIAALYDFENRAGLFPDVDSRMKFSILSLTGRALREPAARFAFFLHDPAELDEADKAFTLTPEEIILLNPNTGTCPVFRSRRDAEITLGIYRRVPVLIKDGDPKGNPWGVSFMQGLFNMTSDSHLFNTREDLEAEGWHLEGNAFAKGEARMLPLYEAKMLHHYDHRWATYDEDGSTRDLPLEEKCDPGAVVLPRYWVAEREVDEKLASKRWKRKWLLGWRDICRATDERTAISFSFPKSAVGNKIPLMLADQPPAALVALIACQGSLAHDFASRQKVGGITMNFFIWQQLPVLAPGALLSHYQWVGIRAKELSFTSWDMAHLARDLGDIGAPFIWDEDRRTVIRAELDALFFHLYGITRDDVDYILDTFPIVKRKDEAKYGTYRTKDLILAEYDRMAAAGVSLTNPLVDGENYTSTLTPPPGHGPRHEGTGE; translated from the coding sequence ATGTCCGCCACCACCCGCAACCAGGTCTTCTCCGCCGTTCACACCGTCGGCGGCCTGCTCCCCGCCGACATGCTGATCCGCATCGCCGACGGCAAGGACGTCAAGGGCTCCGCCCCCGCCGACTACCAGGTCATCGGCGCCCGTTCCGTACGCGACGAGGCCGAACGCCACTGGGACTACCTGAAGTCCGTCTGGCGCGAACTGCGCGAGAAGCTGCCGGTCGCCCCGGACGCTGAGACCCCTGCCGATCCGACCGGCCTGGCCGTCTCCCAGTGGCTGGAACCGCTCTTCGCCGAGCTGGGCTTCGGCCGCCTGACCCCGATCGGCGCCACCGGCATCCCGGCGGACAGCGACCCCGACCGCGTCTTCCCCATCAGCCACCGCTGGAACCACGCCCTCCTCCACATGACGGCCTGGAACGCCGACCTGGACAAGCGCACCGGCGGAGCGGGCACGGTCCCGCCCCAGTCCCTCGTCCAGGAGTGCCTGAACCGCACCGAGGCCCACCTGTGGGGCGTCCTCACCAACGGCCGTCGGCTCCGGATCCTGCGCGACTCCAGCGCGCTCGCCACCGCCTCGTACGTCGAGTTCGACCTCGAAGCCATCTTCGACGGCGAACTCTTCAGCGAGTTCGTGCTCCTGTACCGCCTGCTGCACGTCTCCCGCTTCGCGGTGGCGGAGGGCGCGGCCCCGTCCGCCTGCTGGCTGGAGAAGTGGCGTACGGAGGCGATCGCCTCGGGTACGCGGGCCCTGGACCAGCTCCGCAAGGGCGTCCAGGAGGCCATCACCACCCTGGGCACGGGCTTCCTGCGCCACCCGGCGAACACGGCCCTGCGCGAGGACACGGACGTCAAGGCCCTGCACGGCGCGCTGCTGCGGCTCGTCTACCGCCTGCTGTTCGTCTTCGTGGCGGAGGACCGCGACGCCCTGCACGGCCCGGAGGCGACGGAGCAGGCGCGGGAGCGTTATGCGTCGTACTTCTCCTCGGCTCGCCTGCGCGCCCATGCCCGCCGCCGCCGGGGCACCGCCCACGGCGACCTCTACCAGGCCCTCCGGATCGTCCTGGATGCCCTCGGCGACGAGAACGGCCGCCCGGAACTGGGCCTGCCGGGCCTCGGCGGCATCTTCGACGAGACGGACGTGGACGCCCCGCTGAAGGGCCTGTCCCTCTCGAACGAGTACCTCCTCACGGCCGTACGCCACCTCTCCCAGGTCCGGGACGCGGGTTCGCGGCGCTGGCGCACGGTCGACTACCGCCATCTGGACGCCGAGGAGCTGGGCTCGATCTACGAGTCCCTGCTCGAACTGGTCCCGCAGCACAGCGCCGCCGACCGCACCTTCGAACTGGTGGAGCTGGCCGGCAACACGAGGAAGACGACGGGCTCGTACTACACCCCGTCCTCGCTCATCGAGTGCCTCCTTGACTCCGCCCTGGACCCGGTCCTGGACGACGCGGTCAAGCGTGGCGAGCAGACGGCGAGCGCGGCGGGCACCCCGGACCCGTCGGACGCGATCGTCCGCGAGCTCCTGTCCCTCACGGTCTGCGACCCGGCCTGCGGCTCGGGCCACTTCCTGGTGGCGGCGGCGCGCCGCATCGCGAAGCGGGTGGCGGCGGTACGGGAACGCAACCCGGAGCCCACCCTTGAGTCCGTCCGCCACGCGCTGCACGAGGTCGTCGCGCGCTGCGTGTACGGCGTGGACCTCAACCCGATGGCCGTCGAGCTGGCCAAGGTCTCGCTGTGGCTGGAGGCCCTGGAACCGGGCAAGCCGCTGGGCTTCCTGGACGCCCACGTGAAGCACGGCAACGCGCTCATCGGGGCGACACCGAAGCTGCTGCGGGGCGGGATTCCAGACGAGGCGTTCAAGCCGATCGAGGGCGACGACAAGAAGTACGCCAAGACCCTGGAGAAGCAGAACAAGGCGGAGCGGGGTGGCCAGCGGGGCCTCTTCGACCTCGGCGGCGAGACGAAGATTGCCAACACGGTCTTCGCGACGGGCCTGCGCCGCATCACCGGTGCCGCCTCGGACACCCTGGCCCAGGTGCGCCGGCAGGAGGCCGCCTACCAGGACTGGGCGGAGTCGACGGAGTACGTCCGCGCCCTGCACGTGGCCGACGCCTGGTGCGCCGCTTTCACGTGGCGCAAGAGGGCCGACGCTCCGATGGCGGTCACGGAGGAGGTCTTCCGTAACCTCCAGGATCCGACCTCGGACGCGGCCCCGCAGTCGACTCACGACGAGATCGTCCGCCTGCGGACGCAGTACCGGTTCTTCCACTGGCACCTGGAGTTCCCAGAGGTGTTCTCGGTCCCGGAGTCGGGAGTGGGGATCGATGAGGCGACGGGATGGGCCGGCGGGTTCGACTGTGTGCTGGGGAACCCGCCGTGGGAGCATCTTGAGCTCAAGGAGCAGGAGTTCTTCTCTGCACGCGCGGCGCACATTGCCGAGGCTGCGGGGGCGAAGCGGAAGAAGCTGATTGCAGGGCTTCCTGCGGGGGACCCTGCTCTGCACGAGGAATACGAGGCAGCCAAACGCGAGGTTGACGGAACGCGCCACTTTGCCAGCGGTTCGGGAGTATTTCCGCTGTGTGGGCGCGGCCGTATCAAGACGGACCCTGTCTTCACCGAGCAAGGGCGCAAGTTGACAGCGCCGCGCGGCCGAATGGGCGTGATCGTCCCGACGGGCATTGCGACGGATGCAACGACGCAGTACTTCTTCAAGGACCTGGTGCAGCAGGGCTCGATCGCGGCGCTGTACGACTTCGAGAACAGGGCCGGCCTGTTCCCGGACGTGGACTCCCGTATGAAGTTCAGCATCCTGTCCCTGACGGGCCGGGCACTGCGCGAGCCTGCCGCTCGGTTCGCCTTCTTCCTCCACGACCCGGCGGAGCTGGACGAGGCGGACAAGGCGTTCACGCTCACTCCGGAGGAGATCATCCTTCTCAACCCGAACACGGGCACGTGCCCTGTTTTCCGCTCTCGCCGCGACGCCGAGATCACCCTGGGCATTTACCGCCGTGTCCCGGTCCTGATCAAGGATGGTGATCCCAAGGGCAACCCCTGGGGTGTCTCGTTCATGCAGGGCTTGTTCAACATGACCAGCGACTCGCACCTCTTCAACACCCGCGAGGACCTGGAGGCCGAGGGGTGGCACCTGGAGGGGAACGCCTTCGCCAAGGGCGAGGCCCGAATGCTGCCCCTGTACGAGGCGAAGATGCTCCACCACTACGACCACCGCTGGGCTACCTACGACGAGGACGGCTCTACCCGTGACTTGCCCCTGGAGGAGAAGTGTGACCCGGGCGCGGTGGTTCTGCCTCGCTACTGGGTCGCTGAACGCGAGGTAGACGAGAAGCTGGCCTCGAAGCGCTGGAAGCGGAAGTGGCTCCTCGGCTGGCGCGACATCTGCCGTGCCACCGACGAGCGCACCGCGATTTCGTTCTCCTTCCCCAAGTCGGCGGTGGGTAACAAGATTCCCCTCATGCTGGCGGACCAACCTCCGGCTGCTCTGGTCGCGTTGATTGCCTGTCAGGGTTCGCTCGCCCACGACTTCGCCAGCCGACAGAAGGTCGGCGGAATCACCATGAACTTCTTCATCTGGCAGCAGCTTCCCGTACTAGCCCCGGGCGCGCTGCTGTCGCACTACCAATGGGTCGGCATCAGGGCCAAGGAACTCAGCTTCACTTCGTGGGATATGGCTCACCTTGCCCGTGACCTCGGCGACATCGGCGCCCCCTTCATCTGGGACGAAGACCGCCGTACCGTCATCCGTGCCGAACTCGACGCCCTGTTCTTCCACCTCTACGGGATCACCCGAGACGACGTCGACTACATCCTCGACACCTTTCCCATCGTCAAGCGCAAGGACGAGGCCAAGTACGGCACCTACCGCACCAAGGACCTCATCCTCGCCGAGTACGACCGGATGGCGGCGGCCGGCGTCAGCCTGACCAACCCCCTCGTGGACGGCGAGAACTACACCTCCACCCTCACCCCGCCCCCCGGCCACGGCCCCCGCCACGAAGGAACCGGAGAGTGA
- a CDS encoding GTPase: protein MTDGAVNDRTSLRAEMLALLLEPLGVDAMVGPAALQRFAKEVDAVAQARGCAGLPPSGSTLPWVSDAVAACVEEHELARLAVAGGRTPAPGGGRSLWELKRLEGLRTHLQALEGVPVEALRADAAAVAAAERLLPEVLEPCRSADREWPEEIWRSIREIDIEPALADLSRRRGGRKAAEARELVLRHSAAAARDLRNRELVPLLEKARDFVAAEESYEAVLSERPQWWRWLAPDARFGLRSDRRDALLWAIEVRDTGAVSGSMVDMLADDSVRALIGHMPATAPVNRAVSPAASSAARLTAGLLAVASRTGIKELRAFESWYTKNVESFDRVAAAMDLWRTEPDLREALGALVGELAPGTVDTSRSAYRDIQTALREEAEARPSRAPYSAYAIESEGLVGVIRRIGALERELRDAVRAMPTARGRLRVAVAGRTKSGKTTLRKALTRDADRTGIGRGAHRTTRETSAFHVGSVTYLDTPGVAAKDDDLDATRARAACDSADAVIWNYADTLREEESTELQRLLLTGKPLLTVVNVKGKVDEPHRLQRFAQAPEREFASATGHTVRIEQVSRAVGVTPPVVLPVHSGAAHEALSTADRELGDRALRASRLPELEQSLTRLLAERAIPLRAVRLAEDVRAPVAAFHDRLIEELPGIDLALAELECSTPRDRAESLEAFRTAGRDTRDLLEAERHRAKERVSEVVRDLGGVADAQRWSDFVTGLDLEGLLSGLGDTFEQEARKRGMLLRVRASATDHQDDAQPRVRPRPDLKEQAASLGAAAVKGAATALLSSVAAKGIPKKLAVPPPAATLVYAVEGLAGAAKAVSGEVARARRAKDGWTSTTTTEAEACLDDLFDGLVAWSARITDDATAQIDARFEARSADIRVTRERFERLCGLRTAVRSALDAIDLVLARRLLALAGGDPAAIRRARRTPGVELRVWADASRVAGVRSCLRDQFVDVLTERIEIRADLGWLGTLEGTEGNTDG, encoded by the coding sequence ATGACTGACGGGGCGGTGAACGACAGGACGAGCCTCAGAGCCGAGATGCTGGCGCTCCTGCTCGAACCGTTGGGGGTGGATGCCATGGTCGGACCGGCCGCACTCCAGCGATTCGCCAAGGAGGTGGACGCGGTCGCCCAGGCGCGCGGGTGTGCCGGCCTGCCGCCGTCCGGGAGCACGCTTCCGTGGGTGTCCGACGCGGTGGCGGCGTGCGTCGAGGAACACGAGCTGGCCCGTCTGGCAGTGGCTGGGGGCCGGACTCCGGCGCCGGGCGGGGGCAGATCTCTCTGGGAACTGAAGCGGCTGGAAGGACTGCGGACTCATCTCCAGGCGCTGGAAGGCGTGCCGGTGGAAGCGCTTCGGGCGGACGCCGCGGCGGTGGCGGCCGCGGAACGGCTGCTGCCCGAAGTCCTTGAGCCGTGCCGTAGTGCGGACCGGGAATGGCCCGAGGAGATCTGGCGCTCGATCCGTGAGATCGACATCGAGCCCGCGCTGGCCGACCTCAGTCGTCGACGAGGAGGCCGGAAGGCGGCGGAGGCGCGCGAGCTCGTGCTCAGGCACAGTGCCGCGGCGGCCCGGGATCTGCGGAACCGGGAGCTGGTGCCGCTGCTGGAGAAGGCGCGGGACTTCGTCGCCGCGGAGGAGTCGTACGAGGCGGTCCTGTCCGAGCGGCCGCAGTGGTGGCGCTGGCTCGCACCGGACGCGCGGTTCGGGCTCAGATCGGATCGACGTGACGCTCTGCTCTGGGCGATCGAGGTCCGTGACACCGGTGCCGTGTCCGGAAGCATGGTGGACATGCTCGCGGACGACAGCGTGCGGGCGCTGATCGGGCATATGCCCGCGACGGCGCCCGTGAACAGGGCCGTGTCTCCCGCTGCGAGCTCGGCCGCACGGCTCACGGCGGGGCTGCTGGCGGTCGCCTCCCGGACCGGCATCAAGGAGCTGCGGGCGTTCGAGTCCTGGTACACGAAGAACGTCGAGTCGTTCGACCGCGTGGCGGCGGCCATGGACCTGTGGCGAACCGAACCGGATCTCCGCGAGGCCCTCGGGGCCCTGGTCGGCGAGCTCGCGCCCGGGACGGTGGACACGAGCCGATCGGCCTACCGCGATATCCAGACCGCTCTCCGGGAGGAGGCCGAGGCCCGTCCTTCGCGAGCGCCGTACTCCGCGTACGCGATCGAGAGCGAGGGCCTCGTCGGGGTCATCCGCCGCATCGGAGCGCTCGAACGCGAACTGCGCGATGCCGTACGGGCCATGCCCACGGCGAGAGGCAGGCTGCGCGTGGCCGTCGCCGGAAGGACCAAGTCCGGGAAGACCACGCTCCGCAAGGCGCTGACCCGCGACGCGGACCGGACCGGGATCGGGCGAGGGGCGCATCGCACCACGCGGGAGACCTCCGCGTTCCACGTCGGCTCTGTGACGTACCTCGACACGCCCGGCGTCGCCGCGAAGGACGACGACCTCGACGCCACGCGTGCTCGGGCCGCGTGCGACAGCGCCGACGCGGTGATATGGAACTACGCCGACACGCTGCGTGAGGAGGAGTCCACCGAGCTCCAGCGACTCCTGCTCACGGGGAAACCCCTGCTCACTGTCGTGAATGTGAAGGGAAAGGTCGACGAACCGCACCGCCTTCAGCGCTTCGCCCAGGCCCCGGAAAGAGAGTTCGCGTCGGCGACGGGTCACACGGTCCGGATCGAGCAGGTCTCCAGAGCGGTCGGCGTCACGCCGCCCGTAGTCCTCCCGGTCCACTCCGGAGCCGCGCACGAAGCGTTGTCCACGGCGGACCGCGAGCTGGGGGACAGGGCCCTTCGGGCGAGCAGGTTGCCCGAGCTGGAGCAGTCCCTCACCCGGCTCCTGGCCGAGCGTGCAATTCCGCTTCGTGCGGTTCGCCTGGCCGAGGACGTGCGGGCGCCGGTCGCCGCGTTCCACGACCGGCTGATCGAGGAACTCCCCGGGATCGATCTCGCGCTTGCCGAACTCGAATGCTCGACGCCGCGTGACCGGGCAGAGTCGCTGGAAGCTTTCCGGACAGCGGGCCGGGACACGCGTGACCTACTCGAAGCCGAGCGCCACCGCGCCAAGGAGCGGGTGTCGGAGGTGGTTCGGGACCTGGGCGGCGTGGCTGACGCGCAGCGGTGGAGCGACTTCGTCACCGGTTTGGACCTGGAGGGTCTTCTCTCCGGTCTCGGGGACACGTTCGAGCAGGAGGCGCGGAAACGGGGGATGCTTCTGCGCGTGCGGGCGAGCGCCACGGACCATCAGGACGACGCGCAGCCGCGTGTACGACCGCGTCCTGATCTGAAGGAGCAGGCCGCGAGCCTGGGCGCGGCGGCCGTCAAGGGGGCGGCGACGGCCCTTCTGAGCTCCGTCGCCGCCAAGGGGATCCCTAAGAAGCTCGCGGTCCCTCCTCCCGCGGCGACGTTGGTCTACGCGGTGGAGGGCCTGGCCGGAGCGGCGAAAGCGGTGAGCGGTGAGGTTGCCCGCGCGCGGCGGGCGAAGGACGGGTGGACCAGCACGACCACGACCGAGGCTGAGGCCTGCCTCGATGACCTGTTCGACGGACTTGTGGCATGGTCGGCTCGTATCACCGATGACGCGACGGCTCAGATCGATGCCCGGTTCGAGGCGCGGTCCGCAGACATCAGGGTCACGCGGGAGCGGTTCGAGCGACTCTGCGGGCTGCGGACGGCCGTGCGGTCCGCCCTCGACGCGATCGACCTCGTCCTGGCGCGCCGGCTCCTGGCTCTCGCGGGAGGGGACCCGGCGGCGATCCGTCGGGCACGTCGGACACCGGGAGTCGAACTTCGTGTCTGGGCCGACGCGTCCCGCGTCGCGGGCGTGCGGTCGTGTCTGCGGGACCAGTTCGTGGACGTCCTCACCGAACGGATCGAGATCCGCGCGGATCTCGGATGGCTCGGCACCCTCGAAGGAACCGAAGGGAACACAGATGGCTGA
- a CDS encoding Hsp70 family protein, with translation MTATGIDFGTTNSVVAQWLGDDVDVLSLDAHHIDADWRHPGFEYLFPSVVGMSSLRRGALFGWEAKLRSEEAAEACKRLLKSDEYVTIHGRRFAATTVAAGVFQAMRKGAEHNLTAIDQAVITVPANATGAARYRTRAAARFAGIEVLALLNEPTAAAISYVHELREARTILVFDWGGGTIDVTVLDYQDGFFEELASRGVTELGGLEIDRRLRDLVLERAPARSAWTPAQERQFGLDVERSKIRLSSEESVTIRTPDGDTVEVWQGELEDAITDLVDRALAPVQQCLTDLHMAPLDVDAVLMIGGTSQIPSVRAAVAEVMQQQPVEVDLCDPMTAVARGASIAAAVLSGEADGVIQVATSHALGTVVTDDTGQRAFSQIIPRNSPLPWKERKSYTPRRDNARSLAVEIWEGDPDRPLDHADNVQLTDLRLIYQNPRVREDSRFLLEYTYDTNGLLHVKATLERTGEEVLNEEIKSFSSGGPTPGVRKELDDLLAGNTVTTLLPTQTRRRSAGSASKALVVDGSNLAWIGRSPRRPGVYGRDDRPSYAQLLSARDALASRYPDAVLHVVVDATFRHKVAEEERAAVDSALATGDLIQPPAGTEGKGDALVTAIAQDTDGIVVTNDNYAELQGRYPWLRDKERVLGATLTQGMWVFTPRTCVPPRHRIVRAEAFQQSRALIPPSPDPLPEFRYHRPHEE, from the coding sequence GTGACCGCGACCGGGATCGATTTCGGTACCACCAACTCCGTGGTGGCCCAATGGCTGGGCGATGACGTCGACGTGCTGTCACTGGACGCCCACCACATCGACGCCGACTGGCGTCACCCCGGCTTCGAGTACCTCTTCCCGTCGGTGGTGGGCATGAGCTCACTGCGCCGGGGAGCGTTGTTCGGCTGGGAGGCCAAGCTCCGCTCCGAAGAGGCGGCCGAGGCCTGCAAACGACTGCTCAAGAGCGACGAGTACGTCACGATCCACGGCCGCAGGTTCGCGGCCACGACGGTGGCGGCCGGTGTCTTCCAGGCCATGCGCAAGGGAGCGGAGCACAACCTCACCGCCATCGACCAGGCCGTGATCACCGTGCCCGCCAACGCCACGGGCGCCGCCCGCTACCGCACGCGCGCCGCCGCGCGGTTCGCCGGCATCGAGGTCCTGGCGCTGCTCAACGAGCCGACGGCGGCAGCGATCTCGTACGTGCACGAGCTGCGAGAGGCTCGCACCATCCTGGTCTTCGACTGGGGTGGCGGCACCATCGACGTCACCGTGCTCGACTACCAGGACGGGTTCTTCGAGGAGCTCGCTTCACGGGGCGTGACCGAGCTGGGGGGCCTGGAGATCGATCGTCGCCTGCGTGACCTCGTCCTCGAACGGGCTCCGGCGCGATCGGCGTGGACGCCCGCGCAGGAGCGGCAGTTCGGGCTGGACGTGGAGCGCAGCAAGATCCGCCTGTCCTCCGAGGAGTCCGTCACCATCAGGACTCCGGACGGCGACACCGTCGAGGTGTGGCAGGGGGAGTTGGAGGACGCAATCACCGACCTCGTGGACCGCGCTCTCGCGCCGGTTCAGCAGTGTCTCACCGACCTCCACATGGCTCCTCTGGACGTGGACGCGGTGCTGATGATCGGTGGCACGAGCCAGATCCCGAGTGTGCGGGCCGCGGTCGCCGAGGTCATGCAGCAGCAGCCCGTCGAGGTCGATCTGTGCGATCCCATGACTGCGGTCGCCCGCGGCGCCTCCATCGCGGCAGCCGTGCTGTCGGGGGAGGCTGATGGCGTGATCCAGGTGGCGACGAGTCACGCCCTGGGCACGGTCGTCACGGACGACACCGGACAGCGGGCGTTCAGCCAGATCATCCCGCGCAACTCACCCCTGCCGTGGAAGGAGCGCAAGAGCTACACGCCTCGCCGGGACAACGCACGCAGCCTTGCCGTGGAGATCTGGGAAGGAGACCCCGACCGTCCCCTCGACCACGCTGACAACGTGCAGCTGACGGACCTCCGCCTCATCTACCAGAATCCCCGGGTCCGCGAGGACTCCCGTTTCCTGCTGGAGTACACGTACGACACCAACGGGCTCCTGCACGTCAAGGCGACCCTTGAGCGCACCGGCGAGGAAGTGCTGAACGAGGAGATCAAGAGCTTCAGCTCCGGTGGTCCGACGCCGGGGGTGCGCAAGGAACTCGATGATCTGCTCGCGGGCAACACGGTCACCACGCTCCTGCCGACGCAGACGCGGAGGCGATCCGCGGGCTCGGCTTCCAAGGCGCTCGTGGTCGACGGCTCCAACCTGGCGTGGATCGGCAGGTCGCCCCGACGACCCGGTGTATACGGCAGGGACGACCGGCCCTCCTACGCCCAACTGCTGTCCGCGCGCGACGCCCTGGCATCGCGGTATCCCGATGCCGTGCTCCACGTGGTCGTCGACGCCACCTTCCGGCACAAGGTCGCGGAGGAGGAACGCGCCGCGGTGGACTCGGCGCTTGCTACAGGGGACCTCATCCAGCCCCCGGCCGGAACCGAGGGCAAGGGCGACGCGCTGGTCACGGCGATCGCGCAGGACACGGACGGAATCGTCGTCACCAACGACAACTACGCCGAACTGCAAGGCAGGTACCCCTGGTTGCGGGACAAGGAGCGGGTGCTCGGGGCCACCCTGACCCAGGGCATGTGGGTCTTCACGCCGCGCACCTGCGTACCACCCCGTCATCGGATCGTACGAGCGGAGGCGTTCCAGCAGTCGCGGGCCCTGATTCCTCCGAGCCCAGATCCACTGCCCGAGTTCAGGTACCACCGCCCCCACGAGGAGTAG